From the genome of Deinococcus roseus, one region includes:
- a CDS encoding SufE family protein — protein sequence MTALPPKLEAVVNMFQKSPKAFRLQALLDFSKRVPALPERLKANHDQMEQVHECQSPFFLFSEVQDGQVHLFFDAPQEAPTVRGFAGILLEGLEGATPEEILNVPDDFYFNMGLTELITPMRLRGMGAILTRLKKQLSA from the coding sequence ATGACTGCTTTGCCTCCCAAATTGGAAGCCGTGGTGAACATGTTCCAGAAAAGCCCCAAAGCCTTCCGGCTGCAGGCCCTGCTGGACTTCTCCAAACGGGTTCCTGCCCTCCCTGAGCGCCTGAAAGCCAACCACGACCAGATGGAACAGGTCCACGAGTGCCAGAGCCCTTTCTTCCTGTTCTCCGAAGTGCAAGACGGCCAGGTTCACTTGTTCTTCGATGCCCCCCAGGAAGCCCCCACCGTGCGCGGTTTTGCAGGCATCCTGCTGGAAGGTCTGGAAGGGGCCACCCCCGAAGAGATCCTGAATGTCCCGGATGACTTTTACTTCAACATGGGCCTCACCGAACTGATCACCCCCATGCGTCTGCGCGGGATGGGTGCGATTTTGACGCGGTTGAAGAAGCAGCTTTCGGCGTAA
- a CDS encoding response regulator, whose translation MQYKVILIEDDYLVAKINRETIEKNPSFHVIGHADGVQTGLKLIRSLDPDLIVIDTYLPDGSGLELLKTIRQENISTDAIMLTAASDLDSVQQALRDGILDYLIKPVQESRLLQTLERFVERHRASGQKLTQARLDRMLGLRQEGHLPKGIHAHTLREIKGLLESIPDGLTADEVSEKLTINRVTAWRYLEYLLELGELGVGLQYGAVGRPTKRYRRV comes from the coding sequence ATGCAGTATAAAGTGATCCTGATCGAAGACGATTATCTGGTGGCCAAGATCAACCGGGAAACCATCGAAAAAAACCCCAGCTTTCATGTGATCGGGCATGCCGATGGGGTGCAGACCGGTCTGAAACTGATCCGCAGCCTGGACCCCGACCTGATCGTGATTGACACCTACCTCCCGGATGGCAGCGGTCTGGAACTTTTAAAGACCATCCGGCAGGAGAACATCTCCACAGATGCCATCATGCTCACTGCTGCTTCGGACCTGGACAGCGTGCAGCAGGCTTTGAGGGACGGCATTCTGGATTACCTGATCAAACCCGTGCAGGAAAGCAGGCTGCTGCAAACCCTGGAGCGCTTTGTAGAGCGCCACCGGGCTTCCGGGCAGAAACTCACCCAGGCCAGACTGGACCGCATGCTGGGCCTCAGACAGGAAGGACACCTGCCCAAAGGCATCCACGCCCACACCCTCCGGGAGATCAAGGGCCTCTTGGAATCCATCCCAGATGGCCTCACTGCAGATGAGGTCAGCGAGAAACTCACCATCAACCGCGTCACCGCGTGGCGTTATCTGGAGTATTTGCTGGAACTTGGAGAACTCGGGGTGGGGTTGCAGTATGGGGCGGTGGGGAGGCCCACCAAGCGCTACAGGCGGGTGTGA
- a CDS encoding heavy metal-binding domain-containing protein — protein MKMIVTTTSTLEGHQIREYRGIVNGEAILGANIVRDFFANITDVIGGRSGAYEEKLAEARTIALREMEENARRLGANAIIGVDLDYETVGANGSMLMVTASGTAVLI, from the coding sequence ATGAAAATGATTGTCACCACCACATCCACCCTTGAAGGACACCAGATCAGAGAATACAGAGGCATCGTCAACGGTGAGGCCATCCTGGGCGCAAACATCGTGCGCGACTTCTTCGCCAACATCACCGACGTGATCGGGGGCCGCAGTGGCGCATACGAGGAAAAACTCGCTGAAGCCCGCACCATCGCCCTGCGTGAAATGGAAGAAAACGCCCGCCGACTCGGAGCCAATGCCATCATTGGTGTGGACCTGGACTACGAAACCGTGGGGGCCAATGGCAGCATGCTGATGGTCACGGCGAGCGGGACGGCTGTTTTGATTTAA
- a CDS encoding cellulase family glycosylhydrolase, producing MKPSLKTCSLLLTTALLAACSQLSGTPQVPQKNAASGFYVSNGKLLDANGSVFIFQGVNHPHAWYTSTTSAALPAIRGKNANSVRIVLSSGCRGWYKSPVNELKSLIQQAKDNKMVAVVEVHDTTGYGEDGAACSLDNAANYWLEVKDALIGQEAFVIVNIGNEPWGNNNVGGWSPAIKAAIQKLRTAGIHNTLMVDAPNWGQDWSGTMRSAATDIFNSDTDKNLIFSVHMYEVYNTAQKVTDYLNAFAAARMPLVVGEFASSHKGAYVEASTIMSASKSTVNGYMGWSWSGNGSGLEALDMVNGFNASSPTAWGSMIFADLGSAKIATVFGTPPNPAPTVSFTSPTEGQVFAAGSTINVAVSASDSNGTVSKVDLYVDGVLKGTDTTAPYTFSVPGLASGGHTLKATATDNGGASNSATRNITLGSTSTETLLYSFEGSTQGWTGYNVKAGPWSVTEWATVGSASLKADVDFGSKSHELRLTQTRNLTGKTTLRARVKHASWGNAGSGITAKIFVKTGSGWTWFSGAATPINSSSATTLSLPLSGVSNLADVREIGVEFTSPGNSSGQSSIYLDQVTVQ from the coding sequence ATGAAGCCATCACTGAAAACCTGTTCCCTGCTCCTCACCACCGCCCTGCTGGCTGCTTGCAGTCAACTTTCTGGCACCCCTCAGGTTCCCCAGAAGAATGCTGCCAGCGGATTTTACGTGTCCAATGGCAAATTGCTGGATGCCAACGGCTCTGTGTTCATCTTTCAGGGGGTCAACCATCCCCATGCGTGGTACACCAGCACCACCAGTGCAGCCCTGCCCGCCATTCGGGGCAAGAATGCCAACAGCGTGCGCATCGTGCTGAGCAGCGGTTGTCGGGGCTGGTACAAGAGCCCGGTGAATGAACTGAAAAGCCTGATCCAGCAGGCGAAAGACAACAAAATGGTGGCTGTGGTTGAGGTGCATGACACCACCGGATACGGTGAAGATGGAGCCGCCTGCAGCCTGGACAATGCCGCCAATTACTGGCTGGAAGTCAAAGACGCCCTCATCGGGCAGGAAGCTTTTGTCATTGTGAACATCGGCAATGAACCCTGGGGCAACAACAATGTGGGAGGCTGGTCTCCTGCCATCAAAGCCGCCATCCAGAAACTGAGAACCGCAGGCATTCACAACACCCTGATGGTCGATGCCCCCAACTGGGGCCAGGACTGGTCAGGCACCATGCGCTCTGCGGCCACCGACATCTTCAACAGCGACACCGATAAAAACCTGATTTTCTCGGTGCACATGTACGAGGTGTACAATACCGCCCAGAAGGTCACCGATTACCTGAATGCCTTTGCTGCTGCCAGAATGCCACTGGTGGTCGGGGAATTCGCCAGCAGCCACAAAGGGGCTTATGTGGAGGCAAGCACCATCATGTCTGCCAGCAAAAGCACCGTGAACGGCTACATGGGCTGGTCCTGGTCCGGGAATGGCTCGGGGCTGGAGGCCCTGGACATGGTGAATGGTTTCAATGCCTCCTCTCCCACCGCCTGGGGAAGCATGATCTTTGCTGATCTGGGGAGTGCAAAGATTGCCACGGTCTTTGGAACACCCCCCAATCCAGCGCCCACGGTCAGCTTCACCTCGCCCACAGAGGGCCAGGTTTTTGCAGCAGGCAGCACGATCAATGTGGCCGTAAGCGCCAGTGACAGCAATGGCACGGTCAGCAAAGTGGATCTGTATGTGGATGGGGTCCTGAAAGGCACCGACACCACCGCTCCCTACACCTTCTCTGTGCCTGGACTTGCCAGTGGAGGCCACACCCTGAAAGCCACCGCCACCGACAATGGAGGAGCCAGCAACAGTGCCACCCGCAACATCACCCTGGGCAGCACCAGCACGGAAACCCTGCTCTACAGCTTTGAAGGCAGCACCCAGGGCTGGACAGGGTACAACGTGAAAGCAGGTCCCTGGTCGGTGACAGAGTGGGCCACGGTGGGCAGTGCCTCCCTCAAGGCCGATGTGGATTTTGGCAGCAAATCCCATGAACTGCGCCTCACCCAGACCCGCAACCTGACCGGAAAAACCACCCTCAGGGCACGGGTGAAACACGCCTCCTGGGGCAATGCAGGCAGCGGGATCACCGCAAAAATTTTCGTCAAAACGGGCTCAGGCTGGACGTGGTTCTCTGGAGCAGCAACCCCCATCAACAGCAGCAGTGCCACCACGCTGTCTCTGCCTCTCTCCGGGGTCTCCAACCTTGCAGATGTGCGGGAAATCGGGGTGGAATTCACCTCTCCGGGCAACAGTTCGGGGCAGTCCTCCATTTATCTGGATCAGGTGACGGTGCAGTAA
- a CDS encoding ATP-binding protein, whose amino-acid sequence MQNATQTRDYIPVLQRGKMPGIRWRFFRLLFVLFSLGFLVLGGAEVRLLYQQALTDYGQKALAISRMVATLPQVKEHLTQRDAVQVINPLVNALQKQVDADFIVVGNRQGIRVAHPLPDRIGQPMVGGDNDEPFAGKEIINTAKGSLGDSIRGKVPVFGVRNQVIGVVSTGYLLPNLRSLALQVTLSLLPWFGVSLLTALIGSLWVGGRIKAAMHDLEPEQIASLVDQHRTVLDAIEDAVLVVQEGGGVVLMNPKAQEHFPQAKELPVPLEQIWPEIGDLLQDKRERVQNAPVGLSGLPVLVTIYPIAGQQVITFRDQREIMQVAAELTSVQRYTDLLRAQTHEFQNLLHILAGLIQLRHHDEALQLIQQQSTQHGEIQNALGDVQFSKLKALLLGKYAYAREKNVRFVLEPGSVLTSDWEQTHADEILLVTGNLIENALEAVAGQEKAEVRVFIGEDPEGLQIEVTDNGRGVPPELAQTIFQRGFSTKGEGRGLGLSLVQQHLNARGGTIKTYRKDQHTHFLVSIPRTQRSSHAV is encoded by the coding sequence ATGCAAAACGCCACCCAGACCCGAGATTACATCCCTGTCCTGCAAAGGGGGAAGATGCCGGGGATCCGGTGGCGCTTTTTTCGGCTCCTGTTTGTGCTGTTCAGCCTGGGGTTTCTGGTGCTGGGTGGGGCAGAGGTGCGCCTTCTGTACCAGCAGGCCCTCACCGATTACGGTCAGAAGGCCCTGGCGATCTCCCGCATGGTGGCGACTTTGCCGCAGGTGAAAGAGCACCTGACCCAGAGGGATGCCGTGCAGGTGATCAACCCACTGGTGAACGCCTTGCAGAAGCAGGTGGATGCCGATTTCATCGTGGTGGGAAACCGCCAGGGCATCCGGGTGGCCCACCCCCTGCCAGACCGCATTGGTCAGCCGATGGTGGGTGGAGACAACGATGAACCCTTTGCTGGAAAAGAGATCATCAACACCGCAAAAGGCAGCCTGGGAGACAGCATTCGGGGGAAAGTCCCGGTGTTTGGGGTCAGAAATCAGGTGATCGGGGTGGTGTCCACGGGGTATCTGCTGCCCAATTTGCGCAGTCTGGCCTTGCAGGTGACCCTGAGTTTGCTGCCCTGGTTTGGGGTGTCTTTGCTGACCGCGCTGATCGGGAGTTTGTGGGTGGGCGGGCGCATCAAAGCAGCCATGCACGACCTGGAGCCCGAGCAGATCGCTTCCCTGGTGGACCAGCACCGCACCGTGCTGGACGCCATTGAGGATGCTGTGCTGGTGGTTCAGGAGGGCGGAGGGGTGGTCCTGATGAACCCGAAAGCCCAGGAGCATTTCCCTCAGGCAAAGGAACTGCCTGTGCCTCTGGAGCAGATCTGGCCCGAGATCGGTGATCTGCTGCAGGACAAAAGAGAAAGGGTGCAGAATGCCCCGGTGGGTCTGTCAGGATTGCCTGTGCTGGTGACCATTTATCCCATTGCAGGCCAGCAGGTGATCACCTTTCGGGACCAGCGGGAGATCATGCAGGTGGCTGCAGAACTCACCAGCGTTCAGCGTTACACCGACCTCCTCAGGGCACAGACCCATGAATTTCAGAACCTGCTGCACATTCTGGCGGGTCTGATTCAACTCAGGCACCATGACGAGGCCCTGCAACTGATCCAGCAGCAGAGCACCCAGCACGGCGAAATTCAGAACGCGCTAGGGGATGTGCAGTTCTCCAAGCTGAAAGCCCTGCTGCTCGGGAAATACGCCTATGCCAGAGAGAAGAATGTGCGTTTTGTGCTGGAACCGGGCAGTGTGCTCACGTCAGACTGGGAACAGACCCACGCAGATGAAATCCTGCTGGTCACCGGAAACCTGATCGAGAATGCCCTGGAAGCCGTGGCCGGGCAGGAAAAGGCAGAGGTGCGGGTGTTCATCGGGGAGGACCCGGAAGGCCTGCAGATCGAGGTGACGGACAACGGCAGGGGCGTCCCTCCAGAACTTGCGCAAACCATCTTCCAGCGTGGTTTCTCCACCAAAGGGGAGGGCAGAGGACTGGGTCTGTCGCTGGTGCAGCAGCACCTGAATGCCCGGGGCGGCACCATCAAAACCTACCGCAAAGACCAGCACACCCATTTTCTGGTGAGCATCCCCCGCACGCAGAGGTCCAGCCATGCAGTATAA
- a CDS encoding ABC transporter permease, with translation MTGRSQGRMDAQDLPAKQIRLKPAYWGILLTVVVAVLVLSPLGLLAYQSLLSAPFFAPIKQVSLDAYKYVLTDPAFYRALFNSFVIALGMVVIAVPFGTALAFLVNKTDLPFRKAFELLLLTPTFVSPIILGIGFTIVFGPVGLVSNVFQDVFGRVPWTIYSLPAIAIIAGLLHVPYVYLYVSSTIRNLDASLEEAARISGAGIWTVALNVTIPLVRPSVVYSAMLMLLLGFEIFGLPLVLGDSKGIDVITTYLYRLTGVTGVPAYGPMAVVAVMLILLALVIVGIQRKVLGETGTKYTSVGAKGYRSARFKLGKARWWMVLITALYLLVTVILPVFGVVLRSFVTSWGAGVNLLDVLTLKNYSAIFTLPDLSRGVVNTFIVAAVGGFVAVGVYLTIASGILRSTPNLRRTLDYISGLPRSVPGLIMGLAFLWLFLFFKPIGFLRTTLASLIIAYTIVWLPYGVRLLTATLMQISKDLEEAARMVGASPLKAFQKVTLPLLQSGLLSAWLLMFMQFVREYSTGVYLLTPGTEVLGSLIVSLWATGAVDSIAALSSIQIVIISIVYLIANRLGVKAGE, from the coding sequence ATGACGGGCCGCAGCCAGGGGAGGATGGACGCCCAGGACCTGCCTGCAAAACAGATCCGCCTGAAACCCGCTTACTGGGGCATCCTGCTGACCGTGGTGGTGGCTGTGCTGGTGCTGTCTCCCCTCGGACTGCTGGCCTACCAGAGCCTGCTCAGTGCCCCCTTCTTTGCCCCCATCAAGCAGGTGTCGCTGGATGCCTACAAGTACGTTCTGACCGACCCGGCTTTTTACCGGGCACTGTTCAACTCCTTCGTGATTGCGCTGGGAATGGTGGTGATCGCTGTGCCTTTTGGCACGGCGCTCGCCTTCCTGGTCAACAAAACCGACCTGCCATTCAGAAAAGCGTTTGAGCTGCTGCTCCTGACTCCCACGTTTGTCTCGCCCATCATTCTGGGGATCGGCTTCACCATCGTGTTTGGTCCGGTGGGGCTGGTCAGCAACGTGTTCCAGGATGTGTTTGGACGGGTGCCCTGGACCATCTATTCCCTGCCAGCCATCGCCATCATTGCGGGTCTGCTGCACGTCCCTTACGTGTACCTGTATGTGTCCAGCACCATCCGCAACCTGGACGCCTCTCTGGAAGAGGCCGCCCGGATCAGCGGTGCAGGCATCTGGACGGTGGCTTTGAACGTCACCATCCCCCTGGTGCGTCCGTCTGTGGTGTACAGCGCCATGCTGATGCTGCTGCTGGGCTTCGAGATTTTCGGGTTGCCGCTCGTGCTCGGAGACTCCAAGGGCATCGATGTGATCACCACCTACCTGTACCGCCTGACCGGAGTGACGGGCGTTCCTGCCTACGGACCCATGGCTGTGGTGGCCGTGATGCTGATTTTGCTGGCCCTGGTCATTGTGGGCATCCAGCGCAAGGTGCTGGGTGAAACCGGAACCAAATACACCTCCGTGGGGGCCAAAGGTTACCGTTCTGCCCGCTTCAAACTGGGCAAGGCCAGATGGTGGATGGTGCTGATCACCGCCCTTTACCTGCTGGTCACGGTGATTTTACCGGTATTCGGGGTGGTTTTAAGAAGCTTTGTGACCAGCTGGGGTGCAGGGGTGAACCTGCTGGACGTACTGACCCTGAAAAACTACAGCGCGATCTTCACCCTGCCTGACCTGAGCCGCGGTGTGGTCAACACCTTCATTGTGGCTGCAGTCGGCGGATTTGTGGCCGTCGGGGTGTATCTGACCATCGCCTCCGGGATTCTGCGCAGCACCCCTAACCTTCGCCGCACCCTGGATTACATCTCGGGCCTGCCCCGCTCGGTGCCCGGTCTGATCATGGGTCTGGCGTTTCTGTGGCTGTTCCTGTTCTTCAAGCCCATCGGGTTTCTCAGGACCACCCTGGCCAGCCTGATCATTGCTTACACCATCGTGTGGCTGCCTTACGGCGTGCGCCTGCTGACCGCCACCCTGATGCAGATCAGCAAGGACCTGGAAGAAGCCGCCCGCATGGTGGGGGCCAGCCCTTTAAAAGCCTTCCAGAAGGTGACTTTGCCTCTGCTGCAAAGCGGTCTGCTCTCTGCATGGCTCCTGATGTTCATGCAGTTCGTGCGGGAATACTCCACCGGGGTGTACCTGCTGACCCCCGGAACCGAAGTCCTCGGCTCGCTGATCGTGTCCCTGTGGGCCACCGGAGCGGTGGATTCCATTGCCGCCCTTTCCAGCATCCAGATCGTGATCATCAGCATCGTGTACCTGATTGCCAACCGCCTTGGCGTGAAAGCAGGAGAATGA
- a CDS encoding ABC transporter ATP-binding protein, which produces MATLSIKNLSKKLGQNQILKDLNIDVQEGEIIALLGPSGSGKTTLLRCLSGLETPDSGSITLAGKDLFNSANGTIVPPEKRNIGLVFQSYALWPHKTVEQNVAFGLELRKTPRDQARTRVETTLNRIGLQGLSDRFPGQLSGGQQQRVSLARAFVTDPVLLLLDEPLSNLDAKLREYARVWLREALKAANMTAVFVTHDQAEAMAIADRIAVLHNGQLAQIATPQELYENPNSLFIADFMGSPNILTGQVLQVEHQEATIKLGDSVVKARMNAPVQKGETCKVVLRPERLSLGEKTGNSLQGNKEHSLYLGAYYEHWFQVGDERLRVHTPTPVGFGQVSINFTPQSALVFPA; this is translated from the coding sequence ATGGCCACTTTAAGCATCAAAAACCTCAGCAAGAAACTGGGCCAGAACCAGATCCTCAAAGACCTTAATATTGACGTGCAGGAGGGGGAAATCATTGCTTTGCTTGGCCCATCTGGGAGTGGCAAGACCACCCTGCTCAGGTGCCTGTCCGGTCTGGAAACCCCTGACAGTGGCAGCATCACCCTGGCAGGAAAAGACCTCTTCAACTCTGCAAACGGCACCATCGTTCCCCCCGAGAAACGCAACATCGGTCTGGTGTTCCAGTCCTACGCCCTGTGGCCCCACAAAACCGTCGAGCAGAACGTGGCTTTCGGGCTGGAACTCCGAAAAACCCCCAGAGATCAGGCCAGAACCAGGGTCGAAACCACCCTGAACCGCATTGGCCTGCAAGGCCTCTCAGACCGCTTCCCCGGACAGCTTTCCGGTGGGCAGCAACAGCGGGTTTCGCTGGCCCGTGCCTTCGTGACCGACCCTGTTTTGCTGCTGCTGGACGAACCCCTCTCCAATTTAGATGCCAAACTCAGGGAATACGCCCGTGTGTGGCTGCGTGAAGCCCTCAAAGCTGCCAACATGACTGCTGTTTTCGTGACCCACGACCAGGCCGAAGCCATGGCCATCGCAGACCGCATTGCCGTGCTGCACAATGGTCAGCTCGCCCAGATTGCCACCCCCCAGGAACTCTACGAGAACCCCAACTCGCTGTTCATTGCAGACTTCATGGGAAGCCCCAACATCCTCACAGGACAGGTCTTGCAGGTCGAGCACCAGGAAGCCACCATCAAACTCGGGGACAGCGTGGTCAAAGCCCGCATGAATGCCCCCGTGCAGAAAGGCGAAACCTGCAAGGTGGTTTTGCGCCCCGAACGCCTCTCTCTGGGAGAAAAAACCGGAAACAGCCTGCAGGGCAACAAGGAACACTCCCTGTACCTCGGGGCCTACTACGAACACTGGTTCCAGGTCGGAGACGAACGCCTGAGGGTCCACACCCCCACTCCAGTGGGATTCGGTCAGGTCAGCATCAATTTCACGCCGCAGAGTGCGCTGGTGTTTCCGGCTTGA
- a CDS encoding sulfurtransferase, translating to MSYANPEVLVSTQWVVDNLNNPDIRLVEVDEDILLYEVGHAPGAVKIDWQNDLWDPVEREFIKPDEFAALLGRLGITPETTVILYGDKSNWWAAYAFWFFQYNGHTNAKLINGGRQKWIEEGRPLTTDAPEVQAVTYPVGQRDESIRAYRDEVRAHIEKVKAGTGALVDVRSPDEFSGKVTHMPTYPQEGVLRGGHIPGAQSIPWAKTVNEDGTFKSADELKALYEPLGVTPDKEVIAYCRIAERSSHSWFVLTKLLGYPRVSNYDGSWTEWGNSVGVPIEKTYKPE from the coding sequence ATGAGTTACGCAAACCCTGAAGTGCTGGTTTCCACCCAGTGGGTCGTGGACAACCTGAACAACCCCGACATCCGTCTGGTCGAAGTTGATGAAGACATCCTGCTGTACGAAGTCGGACATGCCCCCGGTGCCGTCAAAATCGACTGGCAGAATGACCTGTGGGATCCCGTTGAGCGTGAATTCATCAAACCCGATGAATTTGCTGCCCTGCTGGGCCGTCTGGGCATCACCCCTGAAACCACCGTCATCCTGTACGGCGACAAGAGCAACTGGTGGGCTGCCTACGCCTTCTGGTTCTTCCAGTACAACGGCCACACCAACGCCAAACTGATCAACGGTGGCCGCCAGAAGTGGATCGAGGAAGGCCGTCCCCTCACCACCGACGCCCCCGAAGTGCAGGCCGTCACCTACCCCGTGGGCCAGCGCGACGAATCCATCCGCGCCTACCGCGATGAAGTGCGTGCCCACATCGAGAAAGTCAAAGCTGGAACGGGTGCCCTCGTGGACGTGCGCAGCCCCGATGAATTCTCTGGCAAAGTCACCCACATGCCCACCTACCCCCAGGAAGGCGTGCTGCGTGGCGGTCACATCCCTGGAGCACAGAGCATCCCCTGGGCCAAAACCGTCAACGAAGACGGAACCTTCAAGAGCGCCGATGAACTCAAGGCCCTCTACGAGCCCCTTGGCGTGACCCCCGACAAGGAAGTCATTGCCTACTGCCGCATTGCAGAGCGTTCCAGCCACAGCTGGTTCGTGCTGACCAAACTGCTGGGCTACCCCAGGGTGTCCAACTATGACGGCAGCTGGACCGAGTGGGGCAACTCCGTGGGTGTGCCCATCGAGAAGACCTACAAGCCTGAGTAA
- a CDS encoding serine hydrolase domain-containing protein, giving the protein MKPAKQKTLKTLKPMHALMFVSVLASCSGATPVTPEQQLSSLTQEAIERRNWVPSAVASVQWGDKHWSGAAGVVDRASKTPLPAQASFRIASVTKTFVAASIFKLAEEGKLNISDALETQLSPAFVQVLKEHGYQTDQITLDQVLTHTSGIPDYAETEPYFEAVMKAPTHRWTRMEQLKFAMEHAEKVGQPGEKYAYSDTGYILLGEIIEQKTGLSLGAAIQTLLGLGQLGLTSTWQESVDPVPASAGPFAHPYFGELDAAGLDPSSDLWGGGGLVSSTTDLVKFFRGLFQGKVLSRTSLQQMLTLPEKNPYAHGIYPQRLGHQQCWGHNGFWGSAAFYCPDQDITVAVSINAFPPTLASQLGLFNQTVFADQLVRVIEKP; this is encoded by the coding sequence ATGAAACCCGCAAAACAAAAAACTTTAAAAACCCTGAAACCCATGCACGCCCTGATGTTCGTCTCTGTGCTGGCTTCCTGCTCTGGAGCAACCCCTGTCACCCCTGAACAGCAACTGTCCAGCCTCACGCAAGAAGCCATAGAACGGCGCAACTGGGTGCCTTCTGCCGTGGCATCTGTGCAGTGGGGCGACAAACACTGGTCGGGCGCTGCAGGGGTGGTGGACCGGGCCAGCAAGACCCCCCTGCCTGCCCAGGCCAGCTTCCGCATTGCTTCTGTCACCAAGACCTTTGTGGCCGCCAGCATCTTCAAACTGGCCGAGGAAGGCAAACTGAACATTTCGGATGCACTGGAAACCCAGCTGTCCCCGGCTTTTGTTCAGGTCCTGAAAGAGCATGGCTACCAGACCGACCAGATCACCCTGGACCAGGTGCTGACCCACACCTCTGGAATTCCCGATTACGCCGAAACCGAACCTTACTTTGAAGCGGTGATGAAAGCACCCACCCACCGATGGACCCGCATGGAACAGCTCAAATTTGCCATGGAACATGCCGAAAAAGTGGGCCAGCCTGGAGAAAAATACGCCTACTCTGACACAGGATACATCCTGCTCGGTGAAATCATCGAACAGAAAACCGGGTTGTCTCTGGGAGCAGCAATTCAGACATTGCTGGGGCTTGGACAGCTCGGACTGACCTCCACCTGGCAGGAAAGCGTGGATCCCGTGCCCGCCAGTGCTGGACCCTTCGCGCACCCTTATTTTGGAGAGCTGGACGCGGCAGGCCTCGATCCCAGCTCTGACCTGTGGGGAGGCGGGGGACTGGTGTCCAGCACCACAGATCTGGTGAAGTTCTTCAGGGGGCTGTTTCAGGGCAAAGTGCTTTCCAGAACCAGCCTGCAGCAGATGCTGACCCTTCCAGAGAAAAACCCTTACGCCCACGGGATTTATCCCCAGAGGCTCGGACACCAGCAATGCTGGGGCCACAACGGATTCTGGGGCTCAGCCGCCTTTTACTGCCCCGATCAGGACATCACCGTGGCGGTCAGCATCAATGCTTTTCCACCCACCCTGGCCTCGCAGCTGGGCCTGTTCAACCAGACGGTGTTTGCAGACCAGCTGGTGCGGGTCATCGAAAAACCCTGA